One region of Callithrix jacchus isolate 240 chromosome 16, calJac240_pri, whole genome shotgun sequence genomic DNA includes:
- the GML gene encoding glycosyl-phosphatidylinositol-anchored molecule-like protein — MLLFALLLAMGLPLVAANVSISPQWTYNLKCHDCGVINDFNCPNIRVCPYDIRRCMTVSIRINPRELLVYKNCTNNCTFVYPAEQPPEAPRKQTKVNSFYWVRCCNSMTCNAGGPTNLERDLVPDVIIEEELPEGTVRLGESKLLLSFASVIGSSILS; from the exons ATGCTTCTCTTTGCCTTGCTCCTAGCCATGGGGCTCCCACTGGTGGCAGCCAATGTCAGCATTAGTCCTCAGT gGACCTATAATTTGAAGTGCCATGACTGTGGGGTCATAAACGACTTCAACTGTCCCAACATTAGAGTATGTCCGTATGATATTAGGCGCTGTATGACAGTCTCCATTC GTATAAACCCTCGTGAACTACTTGTTTATAAGAACTGTACAAACAACTGCACATTCGTATACCCAGCTGAACAGCCTCCTGAAGCCCCAAGAAAACAGACCAAAGTGAATAGCTTCTATTGGGTTCGCTGTTGTAATTCCATGACTTGCAATGCAGGAGGACCTACTAATCTTGAAAGGGACTTAGTACCTGATGTAATCATTGAAGAGGAGCTTCCAGAAGGAACTGTGCGGTTGGGGGAGTCAAAACTACTCCTGAGCTTTGCCTCTGTCATAGGCAGCAGTATCCTGTCATGA